A single genomic interval of Saccharomyces kudriavzevii IFO 1802 strain IFO1802 genome assembly, chromosome: 3 harbors:
- the SRB8 gene encoding Srb8p (similar to Saccharomyces cerevisiae SRB8 (YCR081W); ancestral locus Anc_6.356), whose amino-acid sequence MNNASSRYLLTPPDDLYPYAINSNQEEQTYPDFKPWEHTAAEDQILVNFVAKGFYHTPMVNFESISARSSVHESLATQSNLLSQQFDKIIKIREDHINKIPSHSTTTLHGPGFQLPNRITLTDQRKETWLQELSSSHTSLIKIGKFIPHGLKRRQVIEQCYLKFIPLKRAVWLIKCCYFIEWKSNHKKKRSNTTGVDDAISMNLLKDWTDTFVYILEKLIFDMTNHYNDSQQLRVWKRQISYFLKLLGNCYTLKLINKEIFHHWLVEFINKMENFEFLPLSLHILMIFWNDICQIEANVSAAASATTNQKEPFFLVTKITDMLLHKYYIVSSSKSMINDENYIINDIKKNNKIKMNILKILTSLIFKIFQEQSLEVFIFPSSNWEIYKPLLFEIVSNAGTTSNTEMKKKLELISYRNESLKNNSSIRNITMSIDNANDFQLTIAICKQFPKLSCIRLNCVDTQFTKLLDDNPTEFDWPTYIDQNPLTMNKIIQLIIWSIHPSRQFDHYESNQLVAKLLLLRINSTDEDLHEFQIEDAIWSLVFQLAKNFSTQKRVVSYMMPSLYRLLNILITYGIIKVPTYIRKLISSGLLYLQDSNDKFVHVQLLINLKISPLMKSQYNMVLRNVMEYDVKFYDIFSFDQLVDITGEIKARILSDDTTDLQLTKTPLSIKIMVAEWYLSHLCSGILSSVNRTILLRIFKIFCIDLEVFHHFFKWIEFIVYHQLLSDIESLEALMDILLCYQKLFSQFINDHILFTKTFIFIYKKVLREKDVSAYNVTSFMPFWKFFMKNFPFVLKVDNDLRIELQSVYNDEKLKIEKLKNDKSEVLKVYSMINNSIHTVGQSWNFPEVFQINIRFLLHNSEFNDDDAKKQFQRARNNVMLLIATNFKEYNKFMSIFLKRKDFTNENLIQLISLKLLTFEVTQNVLGLEFTIRLLPMNLKNSDSCYGLFLKYHKEQFIKSNFEKILQTCFELDKQKRGINCKINYYEILLKILITYGSSPKLLTTSTKIIMLLLNDCAENSSHILEDILYYSTCPSVTDLNDIPLGSGQPDDSGAGVDDDGNDDDDDHTVDEIDPVEYYSMMDFTNLWIFQAFTCFCIERITGNESFGDNQSEIMVEDLKNFIFQVIEITNSNDLCSQIFDQLKDMQIIEVITQIVEKDFCTSCLQTNDQAMDDNYIVVIIEILTSLSKRFQRETSGMVNISMENYNLLIKITKQLSELNETNLSKREIEIDAILKIFTFHQDTIFRFIVVDLSTGKSTIPFIDSMCKLFDKISFNLRLKLFLYEILSSLKSFTIYSSAIDTPAFNMNGKIELPKRLLNLPPFQVSSFVKDPKPHNGDRGEEDEEDTDQEESLSLELGIGIVEMTHESEQKWLIYDKRDQRYICAFSMEPYHFISNYNTKYTDDMPAGSTDTAAFNDSCVNLSLFDARFERKNPH is encoded by the coding sequence ATGAATAACGCCTCTAGTCGGTATTTGCTGACCCCTCCAGATGATTTGTATCCGTATGCGATAAATTCGAATCAGGAGGAGCAAACATATCCCGATTTCAAGCCTTGGGAACACACTGCGGCGGAAGATCAAATCCTGGTGAACTTTGTGGCCAAAGGGTTCTACCACACACCAATGGTCAATTTCGAATCCATATCGGCGAGATCGTCCGTCCACGAGTCACTGGCCACTCAGTCTAATCTGCTTTCCCAGCAATTCGACAAAATTATCAAGATTAGAGAAGACCACATTAATAAAATTCCCTCGCATTCCACTACGACATTACATGGGCCTGGCTTTCAATTGCCCAACAGAATCACGCTTACTGATCAGCGAAAGGAAACGTGGTTGCAGGAGCTGAGTTCGTCTCACACTTCATTGATCAAAATTGGCAAATTCATTCCTCATggtttgaaaagaagacaagTCATCGAACAGTGCTATCTGAAATTCAtacctttgaaaagagcTGTTTGGCTGATTAAATGCTGCTATTTCATCGAATGGAAATCAAAccataaaaagaagagatcAAATACTACTGGAGTGGACGATGCCATCTCCATGAATTTGCTAAAGGACTGGACGGATACATTTGTTTATATTCTGGAAAAACTCATTTTTGACATGACAAACCATTATAACGATTCTCAACAACTGCGTGTGTGGAAAAGACAGATatcttattttttaaaGCTTCTGGGGAATTGCTACACATTGAAATTGATCAAtaaggaaatttttcatcattggCTTGTggaatttatcaacaagATGGAAAACTTCGAATTCTTGCCCTTGTCTTTGCACATTCTAATGATTTTCTGGAATGATATCTGTCAAATTGAAGCAAATGTCTCTGCTGCTGCTTCGGCAACAACAAACCAAAAAGAGCCATTCTTTTTAGTGACAAAGATCACTGATATGTTACTGCATAAATATTACATTGTCTCCAGCAGTAAATCCATGATTAATGACGAAAACTACATCATTAACGATATtaagaaaaacaacaagatCAAGATGAATATCCTGAAGATCTTGACCAgtttgattttcaaaattttccaggAACAATCTCTAGAGGTATTTATTTTCCCTTCATCTAATTGGGAAATCTATAAACCATTACTTTTTGAGATAGTGTCAAATGCTGGTACCACTTCAAATACtgagatgaagaaaaaattagaacTAATTAGTTATAGAAACGAATCGTTGAAAAATAACTCTTCCATACGAAATATCACGATGTCTATCGACAATGCCAATGACTTTCAACTAACTATTGCCATCTGTAAACAGTTTCCAAAGTTATCATGCATTCGATTGAATTGCGTAGACACCCAGTTTACCAAGCTTTTGGACGATAACCCCACAGAATTCGATTGGCCCACTTACATTGACCAGAATCCCTTGACaatgaacaaaataatCCAATTAATCATCTGGTCCATACATCCATCAAGACAGTTTGACCATTATGAATCCAATCAACTAGTTGCGAAACTACTATTATTGCGAATAAATTCTACAGATGAAGATTTGCACgaatttcaaattgaagACGCCATTTGGTCGTTAGTTTTCCAACTAgcaaagaatttttctaCCCAGAAGAGGGTTGTATCTTATATGATGCCCTCCCTTTATCGCTTACTGAATATATTGATTACTTATGGTATTATAAAGGTTCCTACGTACATTAGAAAGTTGATTAGTTCCGGCTTGCTCTATCTGCAAGATTCAAATGATAAGTTTGTGCATGTTCAGTTATTGATTAACCTGAAAATTTCGCCATTAATGAAAAGTCAATACAATATGGTGTTGAGAAACGTTATGGAGTATGACGTAAAATtttatgatatttttaGTTTTGACCAACTTGTGGATATCACGGGGGAAATCAAAGCACGAATACTTTCAGACGATACTACCGACTTGCAACTAACCAAAACCCCGCTAAGTATCAAGATTATGGTTGCTGAATGGTACTTATCCCACTTATGTTCTGGGATCTTATCCAGCGTTAATCGAACCATTTTGCTAAGaatattcaagattttttgcATCGACCTGGAGGTGTTtcaccattttttcaaatggatCGAATTTATTGTTTATCATCAACTATTGAGTGACATTGAATCCCTGGAGGCATTAATGGACATCTTACTATgttatcaaaaattgttttcACAGTTTATCAATGATCACATACTTTTCACAAAGACTTTCATATTCATCTACAAAAAAGTCTTGAGAGAGAAGGATGTATCTGCTTATAATGTGACATCGTTCATGCCGTTTTGGAAATTCTTCATGAAAAACTTCCCCTTCGTCTTAAAGGTGGATAATGACTTGAGAATTGAATTGCAGTCTGTTTACAATGAtgagaaattgaagattgaaaagttgaaaaatgacaaaTCAGAAGTCCTAAAAGTGTACTCCATGATAAATAACTCAATCCATACCGTTGGACAGTCTTGGAATTTTCCTGAGGTGTTCCAAATAAATATTAGGTTTTTACTTCACAACTCCGAGtttaatgatgacgatgcaaaaaaacaattccAGAGGGCACGAAACAATGTCATGCTTTTGATTGCAACTAATTTCAAGGAGTACAATAAGTTTAtgtcaatttttctaaaaagaaaagattttACCAATGAAAATCTAATCCAACTAATCTCGTTAAAACTCCTAACTTTTGAAGTGACTCAAAATGTTTTGGGGCTCGAATTTACTATTAGATTATTACCgatgaacttgaaaaacagTGATAGTTGCTATGGGTTGTTCTTAAAATACCACAAAGAACAATTCATAAAgtcaaattttgaaaaaattttacaaaCATGTTTTGAATTAGATAAACAAAAGCGTGGCATTAATTGTAAAATCAACTATtatgaaattttattaaaaattttgataacCTATGGATCGTCTCCTAAATTACTTACGACATCCACAAAGATTATTATGCTGTTATTAAATGATTGTGCAGAGAATTCTTCTCATATTTTGGAGGATATTTTGTACTATTCCACGTGTCCGTCAGTGACTGATCTCAACGATATACCATTGGGAAGTGGACAACCGGACGACAGCGGTGCCGGtgttgatgatgatggcaatgacgacgatgatgatcATACTGTCGACGAAATAGATCCGGTAGAATATTACAGCATGATGGATTTTACTAATCTTTGGATTTTCCAGGCCTTCACCTGTTTCTGCATTGAAAGAATCACGGGGAATGAAAGTTTTGGCGATAACCAATCAGAGATAATGGtggaagatttgaagaatttcatttttcaggTTATCGAAATAACTAATTCTAATGATTTATGCtcacaaatttttgatcaaCTGAAAGATATGCAGATTATTGAAGTGATAACGCAAATTGTGGAAAAGGATTTTTGCACTTCTTGCTTACAAACCAATGACCAAGCGATGGATGATAACTATATCGTGGTGATCATTGAAATCTTGACGTCATTATCCAAGAGGTTTCAAAGAGAAACCTCCGGTATGGTTAACATTTCTATGGAAAACTATAACCTACTAATTAAGATTACGAAGCAGTTAAGCGAATTGAATGAAACAAATTTATCCAAGAGAGAAATCGAAATAGATGCCATCTTGAAGATTTTTACTTTCCATCAAGACACTATTTTCCGATTCATCGTCGTCGACTTAAGCACCGGTAAGTCCACAATCCCATTCATTGATAGCATGTGCAAACTATTCGACAAGATATCATTTAATTTGCGCTTGAAACTGTTTCTttatgaaattttatcCTCGCTGAAGTCCTTTACCATCTATTCGTCCGCAATCGATACCCCAGCATTCAACATGAATGGCAAGATTGAGCTGCCAAAAAGATTGCTCAACTTGCCACCATTCCAAGTGTCCTCTTTCGTCAAGGACCCCAAACCACATAATGGCGATCGTGGggaggaagatgaagaagatacaGATCAAGAAGAATCGCTAAGTTTAGAATTGGGCATTGGAATAGTCGAAATGACCCACGAAAGCGAACAAAAATGGCTAATCTACGACAAGAGAGACCAGAGATATATTTGCGCATTTTCTATGGAGCCGTACCATTTCATTTCAAACTATAACACCAAGTATACAGATGATATGCCTGC